A region of the Cytobacillus luteolus genome:
CTTTCCTCCGAAAATACAATTTCAATAAAAGTTGAGAGAGTAAAAGAGGAGTTTATCAAACAACTTCAATCAGACGCTACGATTCGTCAAGTAAAAACACAGGATCATCACGTAACAATCATAGTTCCTAAGGAGTACAACCTGTTTAAGAAAATTTCACAGGTTGCCGAAGAAACCAATACAACTTTGATTTCAGTTGATGTTAAAGCTCCGACACTAGAGGACGTTTTCCTGCATCTAACAGGAAGGGCTCTAAGAGATTAGTAGGTGGTGAGCAGATGATTATTCCTTTTATTAAGAAAGATTTAGTAGTATTGCTTCGAAACCCCCAAGAACTAATGGTATTACTTCTGATGCCACTTTTGCTGATTACGATTCTTGGTTTTGCCTTAGGGGGTGTGATGGGGAAAGATGCACCTCCAATTTCAGCTAAGGTAGCATTCATTGACCATAGCGATGAGACTAAGGATATAGAAGCTTTTATGGAAAAGGTAAAAGCAAAAAGTCTACCAGTGGAGGCAGTAGAAAGTTTATCTCAAGGGGCAGATCAGCTTAAGCCAATTCAAATACTGGTAAACGAGGTGTTTGGAAATAAAGAGCTAAAAGAAATTGTTCAGCTTGAAAAGATAAACCAGGACCAGATTGATGCTGTTTTGAATGATGAAAGTTATGCTGCAGTCATTGAAATACCAGAAAATTTCACGTTGGATATCCTTTCTTCTGTTTTACTTGAAGAGCCAGCTTCCACTTCAATTACGTTATATAAAAATGAAGGGAAGGTGATTTCTACAAATATAGTGGAGGATGTTCTACTTCATTTTCAAAAGCAGCTTTCTACTATGACTGTCATTGGGAAAGCGGGTATTCTGCTAGAAGCTGTAGACAGCAAGGCATTTGGGGCAGTTGAAACTGTTTCGAAGCGGGATCCTATTAACTCCGTGCAATATTATACAGTAGGTATGAGTGTGATGTTTATTATGTTTATTGCATCAAATAGTAGCTCTTTTGCCTATCGAGAAAAGCAACTTCATGTATTTAATCGAATTATATTATCCAATACTTCTAGATGGTCGTATCTTACAGGTGTTTTCTTCTCGGTCATGCTCATTGCATTTATACAACAAATCATTCTATATGGCGTAACATCTCTAGTGTTTGATGTGGTATGGGAAGACATTCTAGGGTTCATAGTTGTCAATTTATCACTCTGCTTTGCGATTGGTGGTTTAGCAACGCTATTAACCTCGCTAAATTTCAGAATCAATTCAGAAGCTGTTTCTAGTTTTTTCGGGAATGTCATGGTCGCTATATTCGCATTTTTAGGTGGAAGCTTTACTCCAATTGGCGATTCATCCTCAGTAATAGGGTTTTTGGGGAATCTCACCCCAAATGGTGCAGGAATGAGTTCGTTGCTACAGTTGTTACAGGGAGCAGAGCTTTCAAGTATTTACAACCATATTCTCTTTTTGCTGGTATTTGGTTTGATTATGATGACAGTGGCAGTTGTTAGTTTTCCAAAAAGAGGTGATGCCATATGATAAGCATTCTAAGGGCGAAGTTTCAATTATTTAGTAGAAAGCCAATGCTTATGATTGGCATGACAGTGATGAGTATTCTCTTTGCAATACTATTAGGTAGTACAAATTATAAAACGATTCATGCACCCATTTTTACGGATATCAAGAATATTGAAGAAACGGCACTTTGGGAGGAGTTAACCCAATCTGAGGCATTTGAATTTGCGATCGTAACCGAAGAAGAAGCAAAGGAAATGGTGAGTGAAGGCGATGTGGAAGCAAGTGTGAAGGTTAATGAGGATTCGTATACAATTTTCATTGCAGCTGAAACAAAGAATCTACATTTACTAGAAAGCTATTTTCAATCTGTCTATGGCAACCTCTTATTGGAAAAAAGGATCGACGAGGCTGCGTCAGCATCCCCGGATATTGATAAGGAAGGACTAGTAAGTGAATTAAAGGAACGAGAGGAAAATCCATTGTTTCAGGTAGAGACTGCTTCTTTCCGTGGAGATGAATCAGTAATCATTGATAACCAAATGCAGACGATTTTCGGTTTTACACTCTTTTTCGTTATTTACACGATATCCTATAATGTTCACCATATTTTACAGGAAAGAACTTTGGGCGTATGGGACCGGATGATTTTATCGCCTCTTAAGAAGTGGCAAATGTATGCAGGGAACCTAACATATAGCTTCCTGATGGGATACTTTCAAGTTGCCTTAATCTTTTTCGTTTTCCGTTATGTACTAGATGCTAACTTTTATGGAGGATTTGGAAAAACGTTACTCGTCCTAGTTCCATATGTTTTTTCCATCGTAGCCTTAACGATGTTTTTAGTAAGTATTGTTAAAAGCACACAGCAATTTAATGCGATCATCTCTCTTGTTTCGGTCAGTATGTCGATGCTAGGTGGTGCCTACTGGCCATTGGAGATAGTCTCGTCCGACTTTTTGTTAATGATATCTGATTTTGTCCCAATTAAACATGCGATGGAAGGGTTAAAAGGTGCGACAATCTACGGTGAGTCAATAAGTGAATTGATGTATCCAATGAGTATTATGACCTTAATGGGTGTTGTGTTAATGGGGATTGGGATTAATGTGATGGAACGAAGGAATGCGTAATGAGTGAAAAGTAAGTATTTTAATTTATAAGAACTGAAGGTAAACATGGTGACGATTTCGCAGGTTTTTTAATAAATTGACCCTCTGGAATCGTTCACATGTTCTTATCATTTTTATGCCTCCATGGTGGGGGCCAACTATTTCGGAAGTACAGTTAAGCGCTGATAAAAAACTTACCCCGATAAAGGGATTACATGCCTCAAGCATCGCATTATATTCAGGATCAATATTTCGAAACATAGAAATAAACAATGATGGGCCGTTAAACTAGTAAAGGCTAATCCATAAACAACCCCAATTACCGGCATCCACTTCCACTTAACTTTTAAAAGCAAAATCGCAAATATAAGGGCAATTGCCATTTGAATCATATGAATGGGCGGAAGATGTCGCAAACAATAAACCCTGTAAATAAATTTGTTAAAACCTGAAGGAAGAGCACTCTACTTGCAAATATCGTGTACATATTAAGCATTACACTCCCTCTTTTCCTATTTTTTTCACCCTAAGCCTTTCCTCATCAGTCTATTTTCCTGTTTTAACATTATTAAAATAAAATGAAAAATAGACCATTAATGATAGATAAAGAGAGTAATTCAGTTGGCCGCTCATAAATAAAAAGGGTTCGAATTATGTAATAAGCTGAAAACTACAGTGAATGAGTGTGTACTAAAAAGATAATTATTGGTCAACATTATATACATCTCAATTTCAATACAACCTACTACCAATAAATGTTATATAATAATAGTAGATATAATTATACTAAGCCATAGTAAACATTACACAATCATCTTAGATATGAATGGGGTAGGGCCATATGGAGCAAAAAGACGTACATATACTTCAGCAGCAAGTAACTTTACTTAGGGCAGAAGGTAAATATAAAGAAACGATTGAGGCTGCTTATGATTTGATTAAGCTAGGTGTGGAAGTGAATAGCCATAAGTCTTTGTTAGTGGGTTATATAAATCTAGCAGCCTCATATTATTGTATAGGTGACATAGAGGAAGCATTTAATAGTATAGAAGCATATAGCGAGATTTGTAGGAATCAAGGAGATGAACCAGACTATTTACAGCTTTATAACGTGCTTTTTTTACTTTATGACTATAATAAAGATTACGAGCATGCGAAACAGACCTTGTCGAAAAGTATTGCGTTAGGAGAAAAGCTGAAGAAATACAATATAATCAGTAATGGATATAGTAATTTAGGTTATGTGCTAATCCGGGAAGAAAACTTCAAGGAAGCCTTAGAAATGGCTAAAAAAGGATTGGAAATGGCGAAGATACATACTCCAGAAAGTCCTATTTTAGAAATTCGTGTTAGTTTAAATATTGCTCATGCATATATTGGACTTGGAGAGATAGAGGTTGCTGATACACTCATTAACGAGATTACGAATCATCCAGTATTAGATTCATTTATTAGAGAGAAGTCTCAAAGTTATATTTTGAGAGGTAATTGGCATGTGAAGCAAAAGAATTGGAAGGAAGCAATGGAATCCTACAATTCTGCAAAAGAACTTGTAGAGAGCTACCAAGATCTAAATTTGCTTAAAACCATTCAAGAGAAACGTTGTAAAATCTGTGATGAAATGGGCGATATCCAACTTGGCTATCATATTCAAAAAGAGTATATTTCGCTATTAAATGAATTAAATAAAAGAGAACTCTCATTAAAAGGAGTTAAGCTTGAAGTAAAACATCATATTAAAGAAATGGAACAGAAGGCCAATACGGACTTTCTGTCAGGGGTTTATAACCGAAGTTACTTAGAAACAACGGCAAATGAATGGCTTCGTAAAGCGTATAAAGAAAAAGAAAACGTTGTGTGCATTGCATTTGATGTGGATGATTTCAAAACAATAAATGATAAGTACGGTCATTTATGTGGAGATGAAGTCATTAAACAAGTAGGTACGGTGTGTAAAAATTTAATGAAGGACAATGAGCTGTTTGGTCGCTACGGAGGAGATGAGTTTGTGATGCTTCTGTATGGCGGAACGATAGAAACGAGTAAGGAAAAAGCTGAAAAAATTAAGAAAGCTCTAGAGGAATTATACATTGATAGTCAAGGTAAATCCCTAACGATTAAAACAAGCATGGGTGTAGCGAACAACCAAAAAGGACTTGTAAAAGAATTTAAAGATCTTTTTCTCTTAGCTGACAAGAGCCTGTACCAGGCGAAGGAAAATGGTAAAAATCAAATTTTTGTGTATGAGAATAAAGTGTAAATAGAAACTGGTGCACTCTTTGTGGCAAGAGAATATAGTTTGGAAAGCAGAACATGAAGATGGTCCTCATGTTCTTTTCGTTGTGCGCTAAACGAAGCAATAACTAGGACCATCCTTTTGTTCCCATAAAGTAAGGGTTTATCAGAATTCTATGTTAATAGGTAAACATGTGGAAATGTATTGTATTTTATTGTTAATATTTATAAAATTATGGTTATTAATACCAAGCCTTTATTACCGTTTTTTATAACTACAAATATAGAATCATGGAGGTAGGGAGATGGATTTACAGAGTTTAAAAAGAGAATATGCGTTAAGTACGAATAAAGGAATTGCGATGTTTTACGGTGGTATGCTCATTTGGTTGATCCTTGGATTGGTAAGCTTTGTTTTACCGAAGGAATTAAATGCATATATTTATTTAGGAGCGACT
Encoded here:
- a CDS encoding GGDEF domain-containing protein; protein product: MEQKDVHILQQQVTLLRAEGKYKETIEAAYDLIKLGVEVNSHKSLLVGYINLAASYYCIGDIEEAFNSIEAYSEICRNQGDEPDYLQLYNVLFLLYDYNKDYEHAKQTLSKSIALGEKLKKYNIISNGYSNLGYVLIREENFKEALEMAKKGLEMAKIHTPESPILEIRVSLNIAHAYIGLGEIEVADTLINEITNHPVLDSFIREKSQSYILRGNWHVKQKNWKEAMESYNSAKELVESYQDLNLLKTIQEKRCKICDEMGDIQLGYHIQKEYISLLNELNKRELSLKGVKLEVKHHIKEMEQKANTDFLSGVYNRSYLETTANEWLRKAYKEKENVVCIAFDVDDFKTINDKYGHLCGDEVIKQVGTVCKNLMKDNELFGRYGGDEFVMLLYGGTIETSKEKAEKIKKALEELYIDSQGKSLTIKTSMGVANNQKGLVKEFKDLFLLADKSLYQAKENGKNQIFVYENKV
- a CDS encoding ABC transporter permease, with the translated sequence MISILRAKFQLFSRKPMLMIGMTVMSILFAILLGSTNYKTIHAPIFTDIKNIEETALWEELTQSEAFEFAIVTEEEAKEMVSEGDVEASVKVNEDSYTIFIAAETKNLHLLESYFQSVYGNLLLEKRIDEAASASPDIDKEGLVSELKEREENPLFQVETASFRGDESVIIDNQMQTIFGFTLFFVIYTISYNVHHILQERTLGVWDRMILSPLKKWQMYAGNLTYSFLMGYFQVALIFFVFRYVLDANFYGGFGKTLLVLVPYVFSIVALTMFLVSIVKSTQQFNAIISLVSVSMSMLGGAYWPLEIVSSDFLLMISDFVPIKHAMEGLKGATIYGESISELMYPMSIMTLMGVVLMGIGINVMERRNA
- a CDS encoding ABC transporter permease — its product is MIIPFIKKDLVVLLRNPQELMVLLLMPLLLITILGFALGGVMGKDAPPISAKVAFIDHSDETKDIEAFMEKVKAKSLPVEAVESLSQGADQLKPIQILVNEVFGNKELKEIVQLEKINQDQIDAVLNDESYAAVIEIPENFTLDILSSVLLEEPASTSITLYKNEGKVISTNIVEDVLLHFQKQLSTMTVIGKAGILLEAVDSKAFGAVETVSKRDPINSVQYYTVGMSVMFIMFIASNSSSFAYREKQLHVFNRIILSNTSRWSYLTGVFFSVMLIAFIQQIILYGVTSLVFDVVWEDILGFIVVNLSLCFAIGGLATLLTSLNFRINSEAVSSFFGNVMVAIFAFLGGSFTPIGDSSSVIGFLGNLTPNGAGMSSLLQLLQGAELSSIYNHILFLLVFGLIMMTVAVVSFPKRGDAI